Proteins encoded by one window of Vigna radiata var. radiata cultivar VC1973A chromosome 5, Vradiata_ver6, whole genome shotgun sequence:
- the LOC106761870 gene encoding LIM domain-containing protein WLIM1 — protein sequence MAFAGTTQKCMACDKTVYLVDKLTADNRVFHKACFRCHHCKGTLKLSNYNSFEGVLYCKPHFDQLFKRTGSLDKSFEGTPKIAKPDKTGEEKPAATKVLNMFGGTRDKCAGCQKTVYPTEKVTVNGTPYHKSCFKCTHGGCVISPSNYIAHDGKLYCKHHHIQLIKEKGNLSQLEGDHEKSAIQEKTNGEVVAAET from the exons ATGGCATTTGCAGGAACAACTCAGAAGTGCATGGCTTGTGACAAAACAGTTTATCTGGTTGATAAGTTAACTGCGGATAATCGAGTGTTCCACAAGGCTTGCTTCAGATGCCACCACTGCAAAGGAACACTCAAG CTTAGCAACTATAACTCTTTCGAGGGAGTTCTTTACTGCAAGCCACACTTCGATCAACTGTTCAAAAGAACTGGTAGTCTTGACAAAAGCTTCGAAG GGACACCAAAAATTGCTAAACCAGACAAAACTGGCGAAGAG AAACCTGCAGCAACCAAAGTCTTGAATATGTTTGGTGGAACCAGAGATAAATGTGCTGGTTGTCAGAAAACGGTGTATCCCACTGAAAAG GTGACGGTGAATGGAACTCCTTATCACAAGAGTTGTTTCAAATGCACTCATGGAGGGTGTGTTATTAGTCCCTCCAATTACATTGCACACGATGGGAAACTCTACTGCAAGCACCACCACATCCAACTGATCAAGGAGAAGGGAAATTTAAGCCAGCTTGAAGGTGACCATGAGAAGAGTGCAATTCAAGAGAAAACCAACGGTGAAGTAGTTGCAGCTGAGACatga
- the LOC106759857 gene encoding GPN-loop GTPase 2 — protein sequence MVFGQVVVGPPGSGKTTYCNGMSQFLSLIGRKVAVINLDPANDSLPYECAVNIEDLVKLSDVMVEHSLGPNGGLVYCMDYLEKNIDWLEAKLEPLLKDHYLLFDFPGQVELFFLHSNAKNVLMKLVKKLNLRLTAMHLIDAHLCSDPGKYISALLLSLSTMLHLELPHINVLSKIDLIESYGKLAFNLDFYTDVQDLSYLQHHLDQDPRSAKYRKLTKELCEVIENFSLVSFTTLDIQDKESVGNLVKLIDKCNGYIFTGIEASAVEFSKLAVGPVDWDYYRVAAVQEKYMKDDENIDDNE from the exons ATGGTGTTTGGGCAAGTAGTAGTTGGGCCTCCTGGCTCTGGCAAAACAACTTATTGCAATGGCATGTCTCAGTTTCTAAGTCTCATTGGAAG GAAGGTTGCTGTTATCAATTTGGATCCCGCTAATGATTCATTACC CTACGAATGTGCTGTGAACATTGAGGATCTTGTGAAATTAAGTGATGTAATGGTGGAACATTCACTTGGTCCAAATGGGG GTCTTGTGTACTGCATGGATTATCTTGAGAAAAATATCGACTGGTTGGAAGCAAAATTGGAACCTCTTTTGAAAG ATCACTACCTACTCTTTGATTTTCCTGGCCAAGTGGAACTCTTTTTCCTTCATTCAAATGCCAAGAATGTCCTCATGAAGCTCGTAAAGAAATTGAACCTAAGG TTAACTGCAATGCATTTGATTGATGCCCATCTTTGCAGTGACCCTGGGAAATATATCAGTGCATTGCTTTTATCCTTGTCCACGATGCTACATCTAGAACTCCCTCACATAAATGTCTTgtctaaaattgatttaattgagAGCTACGGAAAGCTAG CCTTTAACCTTGATTTCTATACAGACGTGCAAGACTTGTCGTATTTACAACACCATCTTGATCAAGATCCTCGCTCTGCTAAGTACAG AAAACTGACAAAGGAACTATGTGAAGTTATTGAGAACTTCAGTCTTGTGAGTTTTACAACCTTAGATATTCAG GACAAAGAGAGTGTGGGGAATTTGGTGAAGCTGATAGACAAATGCAATGGGTACATATTCACCGGTATAGAAGCAAGTGCAGTTGAATTTAGCAAGCTTGCAGTTGGTCCTGTTGATTGGGATTATTATAG AGTTGCAGCAGTGCAAGAGAAGTACATGAAGGATGATGAAAATATTGATGATAATGAATGA